One Cydia fagiglandana chromosome 11, ilCydFagi1.1, whole genome shotgun sequence genomic region harbors:
- the LOC134668761 gene encoding sperm-associated antigen 7: MDLLGSILNSMQKPPSASEAQKNAAKKQKEALERKQKEEKNMLNRFRKRVEDKISDFVKDGSKPHLAFEPMDQTYRAIIRDVAEIAGLQVFSFGQDGIDRYSVVYTKERPPSEDELTVRRAGGIWDEDKAAEMAKERINRQKLAALESEEEKNRKRKRGTEELSGTFYKQKYAHLIGENAALGAAQKTNMNKSYGEVPSENKKDQRSIEQTMADIKAKKMRKAEAEANENQT, from the coding sequence ATGGATTTACTAGGTTCAATCTTAAACTCTATGCAAAAGCCACCTTCAGCGAGTGAAGCACAGAAAAATGCTGCCAAAAAGCAGAAAGAGGCACTTGAGCGCAAGCAGAAAGAGGAAAAAAACATGTTGAATAGATTTAGAAAGAGAGTTGAAGATAAAATAAGTGATTTTGTTAAAGACGGGTCCAAACCACACTTAGCATTTGAACCGATGGATCAAACGTACCGAGCAATAATTAGAGATGTCGCTGAAATTGCCGGccttcaagtattttcatttgggCAAGATGGAATTGATAGATATTCAGTAGTTTATACCAAAGAACGCCCACCATCGGAAGATGAGTTGACGGTACGGAGAGCGGGTGGCATTTGGGACGAAGATAAAGCAGCTGAAATGGCTAAAGAACGTATTAATAGACAAAAACTGGCAGCTTTAGAGTCAGAGGAAGAAAAAAATAGAAAGCGCAAGCGTGGCACAGAAGAACTTAGCGGTACATTTTATAAACAAAAGTATGCTCATTTAATCGGTGAAAATGCAGCTTTAGGAGCCGCACAAAAGACAAATATGAATAAAAGTTACGGAGAAGTTCCGAGTGAGAATAAAAAGGATCAGCGCTCTATAGAACAGACCATGGCAGATATTAAGGCTAAGAAAATGAGAAAGGCAGAGGCCGAGGCAAATGAAAATCAAACTTGA